A genomic segment from Candidatus Korarchaeum cryptofilum OPF8 encodes:
- a CDS encoding ornithine cyclodeaminase family protein, translated as MAHEILYLSYKDVESLNLEPDLIIAAVEDSFRQKGLGLVEMPPKPGIHPRKDSFIHAMPAYLKGSDAAGLKWISGNPENPKRGLPYIAGILILNDPETGFPIAVMDATWLTAYRTAGATAVAAKYLARRESEVLAVLGCGTQGRSNTLMLSKILPIKTVRAYDINERALASYEAFVRERVGIDVIKASSPREAIEGSDVIVTAGLLLKEPNPVIEADWVKPGVSAFPLDYDSYWKSSAIASMDKFYTDDIEQLLYSIKGGWIRPIERISGELGEVVAGKKPGRESEREKIMCMNLGLACHDVAVGKLIYEEARRKGVGTHLPWL; from the coding sequence ATGGCTCATGAGATCCTCTACCTTTCCTATAAGGATGTTGAATCCCTCAACTTAGAGCCCGATCTAATTATAGCCGCTGTTGAGGATTCTTTCAGGCAGAAGGGGTTGGGATTAGTTGAGATGCCTCCTAAACCTGGGATACACCCCAGGAAGGATTCATTCATACATGCTATGCCTGCTTATTTGAAGGGAAGCGATGCAGCTGGTCTTAAGTGGATCTCTGGGAATCCTGAGAATCCGAAGAGAGGGCTCCCTTATATAGCTGGGATACTCATCCTGAACGATCCTGAGACCGGATTTCCGATAGCTGTGATGGATGCTACCTGGCTGACGGCTTATAGGACAGCAGGAGCTACTGCTGTAGCGGCCAAGTACTTAGCCAGGAGGGAGAGCGAAGTACTAGCTGTTTTGGGTTGCGGGACTCAAGGTAGGTCCAACACGCTTATGTTGAGCAAGATACTGCCGATAAAGACGGTTAGGGCTTACGATATTAATGAGAGAGCTCTAGCGAGTTACGAAGCTTTCGTGAGGGAGAGGGTGGGAATCGATGTGATTAAGGCATCCTCCCCGAGGGAAGCCATTGAGGGCTCAGATGTCATCGTCACAGCGGGCCTCCTCTTGAAGGAACCGAATCCTGTAATTGAGGCTGATTGGGTTAAGCCCGGGGTCTCAGCTTTCCCGCTGGACTACGATTCCTACTGGAAGTCATCTGCAATAGCCTCAATGGATAAGTTCTACACGGACGATATTGAGCAGCTCCTCTATTCCATAAAGGGGGGATGGATAAGGCCAATAGAGAGGATCTCCGGGGAGCTGGGGGAAGTGGTCGCTGGGAAGAAGCCGGGGAGGGAGAGCGAGAGGGAGAAGATAATGTGCATGAACTTGGGTTTAGCCTGCCATGATGTAGCCGTTGGGAAGCTCATATATGAGGAGGCGAGGAGGAAGGGCGTAGGGACTCATCTGCCCTGGTTGTGA
- a CDS encoding PadR family transcriptional regulator, producing the protein MKVSEEPVTAFLRGSYRLLILALLEHSRMHGYQILKLVERITGHKPKISTFYSILNEMERRGLLSSYIEEDKRIYGLTEKGRHSLNEFRSRVGDGAVRIIDIILKPRPL; encoded by the coding sequence ATGAAGGTCAGCGAGGAACCGGTAACTGCCTTCCTGAGGGGCAGCTATAGGCTCCTGATACTCGCCCTACTTGAGCACTCTAGGATGCACGGCTACCAGATATTGAAGCTAGTGGAGAGGATAACGGGTCACAAGCCCAAGATAAGCACTTTCTACTCTATATTGAATGAGATGGAGAGGAGGGGATTGCTCAGCTCCTATATCGAGGAGGATAAAAGGATATATGGGCTCACTGAGAAGGGTAGGCACTCCCTGAACGAATTCAGATCGAGAGTGGGGGATGGAGCCGTTAGGATAATCGATATAATACTGAAACCTAGGCCCTTATAG
- a CDS encoding sulfide-dependent adenosine diphosphate thiazole synthase has product MESLESRISKAIWESTYKDWLDIIDSDVVIVGAGPSGLTAASYLAKSGFKTTVIERRLSFGGGIGGGGMQLHKVVVDGRALKVLEDFKVRYSYLEKYDLYVLDSAELMAKLASGAIDSGAKLIHGLTVEDLIVREDPFRVEGVVVQWSSVLLAGLHVDPLFIHSRVVVDATGHDAEVIRILERKNPSLGIKVPGERSAYSELSELSVVERTGKVVEGLYVTGMAVAALNQLHRMGPIFSGMLLSGRKVAEEIIRDLS; this is encoded by the coding sequence ATGGAGTCGCTCGAATCTAGGATCTCTAAGGCGATTTGGGAATCCACATATAAGGATTGGCTCGATATAATCGATTCGGATGTGGTAATAGTTGGAGCCGGTCCCTCAGGATTGACTGCCGCGAGCTACTTAGCGAAATCCGGATTCAAGACTACGGTCATCGAGAGGAGGTTGAGCTTCGGAGGCGGTATCGGAGGAGGTGGGATGCAACTGCACAAGGTCGTCGTGGATGGAAGGGCATTGAAGGTACTCGAGGACTTCAAAGTGAGGTACAGCTACCTCGAGAAGTACGATCTATATGTTCTAGATTCCGCGGAGCTAATGGCTAAGTTAGCATCAGGTGCTATAGATTCCGGAGCCAAGCTGATACATGGTCTCACTGTCGAGGATCTGATAGTCAGGGAGGATCCTTTCAGGGTCGAGGGCGTCGTCGTGCAATGGAGCTCGGTCCTGCTGGCAGGCCTGCATGTGGATCCTCTCTTCATACACTCCAGAGTTGTAGTAGATGCTACTGGTCACGATGCGGAGGTGATCAGGATATTGGAGAGGAAGAACCCCTCCTTGGGGATCAAGGTCCCCGGGGAGAGATCAGCTTACTCAGAGTTGAGCGAGCTCTCAGTCGTCGAGAGGACGGGCAAGGTAGTTGAAGGTCTTTACGTCACGGGTATGGCAGTAGCAGCATTGAATCAACTCCACAGGATGGGCCCCATATTCAGCGGGATGCTCCTCTCGGGTAGGAAAGTAGCGGAGGAGATAATCAGGGATCTGAGTTAA
- a CDS encoding permease yields the protein MWKVIAEAIAREANYRAQREMSRRNLTIMTAGSILRYNIFIILILSFISGVTGLASLEGREAALLVSIPLFIVEIMLGTLSMALSLQVIVSDKLLEPIQHLPIEERELRKALSLLGIYWGGLALPFAMIPAGLISSIVLSDPSILAGYLAASITGMILSLALGYLVGSIAGKYTRSLSRRAISTLLWTILIGFGFFLNVIMRTFSPMKDLSALNLLKVVPPLSFLDWSLTSLISSSLTFALSLALLAYGTSRFWRAAISPGEYAPVSSSWNLSFGVKSIVMKDIRIALRNPRMLAPLIVNSIALPLFLISSMIEGFGKLDSTAPVISISLGVLQAAYSSYSFYLLDSSGARALYTLPISRREVASMKTLSLLTFNSIPFILISMGFIYLGIWASIPAYLMALAGSGYLNCLIYAKMLPKEPANWSVETFERWIITIIMMIQTIFFIPLVIISQFFPIFALWLSSLSLIAVYGASLYLSHEMRGEPL from the coding sequence ATGTGGAAGGTGATAGCTGAAGCTATAGCGAGGGAAGCGAACTACAGAGCTCAGAGGGAGATGAGCAGGAGGAATCTGACTATTATGACAGCTGGCAGCATACTGAGGTACAATATCTTCATAATATTGATCCTCTCATTCATCTCAGGAGTGACGGGCCTAGCTTCCCTTGAGGGGAGGGAAGCTGCATTACTCGTCTCCATACCCCTCTTCATCGTTGAGATAATGTTGGGAACTCTCTCGATGGCCCTGAGCCTCCAAGTCATAGTGTCGGATAAGCTACTCGAACCCATTCAGCACTTACCAATTGAGGAGAGGGAGCTGAGGAAGGCCCTCTCGCTCCTCGGCATATACTGGGGAGGCCTGGCCCTCCCCTTCGCTATGATACCCGCTGGCCTCATATCCTCGATTGTACTCTCCGATCCCTCTATCCTAGCCGGTTACCTCGCTGCATCTATAACTGGGATGATCCTCTCCCTAGCCCTGGGCTACTTAGTGGGATCTATAGCGGGGAAGTACACGAGGAGCTTATCTAGGAGGGCCATCTCAACACTCCTCTGGACTATCCTCATTGGATTCGGCTTCTTCCTTAACGTTATCATGAGGACCTTCAGCCCCATGAAGGATCTGAGTGCGTTGAATTTACTGAAGGTAGTGCCTCCACTGAGCTTCTTAGATTGGAGCCTCACCTCATTGATCTCATCCTCCCTTACCTTCGCATTATCGCTAGCACTACTGGCTTATGGAACCTCCAGATTCTGGAGAGCTGCGATCTCCCCTGGAGAATATGCTCCAGTGAGCTCGAGTTGGAATCTGAGTTTCGGAGTTAAGAGCATAGTGATGAAGGATATCAGGATAGCACTGAGGAACCCCAGGATGCTGGCTCCACTGATAGTGAATTCAATCGCTCTCCCATTATTCCTAATTAGTTCGATGATCGAAGGGTTTGGGAAGCTCGATTCAACTGCCCCAGTCATCTCAATTTCATTAGGCGTGCTACAAGCCGCATACTCATCATATTCATTCTACTTACTCGACTCGAGTGGGGCTAGGGCTCTCTACACGCTCCCGATCAGCAGGAGGGAGGTGGCTTCGATGAAGACCCTATCCCTCCTCACATTCAATTCTATCCCATTCATCCTGATCTCAATGGGCTTCATATACTTAGGGATCTGGGCCTCGATCCCAGCATATTTGATGGCTTTAGCTGGCTCCGGTTACCTCAACTGCTTGATCTACGCTAAGATGCTCCCAAAGGAACCGGCAAATTGGAGCGTTGAGACCTTCGAGAGATGGATTATAACTATCATCATGATGATTCAGACGATATTCTTCATCCCATTAGTGATAATATCTCAGTTCTTTCCTATCTTTGCCCTTTGGCTCTCTTCACTCTCTCTAATAGCTGTGTATGGGGCATCTCTATACCTCTCGCATGAGATGAGGGGTGAGCCCCTCTAA
- a CDS encoding ABC transporter substrate-binding protein — MRRGISTPVLALLLIVVLLIGVAIGYFIPRPGAAQTVTVTGAATTVTVTAPAAGGLPSEIPFGVIVSRSGSWSSSGLQSEVIAKIAENDINEFLKSIGQNVRFKFYFEDDETNPSLTLQRAQSLAAKGIKVIFGSLTSKQTKSLAEFANTQKVIVVSSASTAPRERVAPPGGYLFRFTAESSTPDSKALLNVLKTLGIKYVVVITIDDTYNLAVRDAFVSLAPQYGVTVLLNAVYPPDMKDFSALLDQMEAAAKPYIDKGEKVAVFDNGWQEDLTLLLTQANARKSFLLNLQWITPDTIYPADVVLKNAADLASKTKVVCVQYTAPDTPLKRRIVETVKKEIGMEPDIWALQAYDTAWVLALSTLLAGKYDADAIKAAIPYVAKMYWGVSGNLELNEKNDRKSQSEEIWAVINNKMVLVGMYDPISDSITWYHPLGS; from the coding sequence ATGAGGAGAGGTATATCGACCCCGGTTTTAGCCCTACTCCTAATAGTAGTGCTATTAATCGGTGTAGCAATCGGCTACTTCATCCCGAGGCCAGGAGCGGCTCAGACCGTGACAGTAACAGGTGCTGCGACTACCGTAACTGTTACCGCTCCAGCAGCAGGGGGCCTTCCGAGCGAGATACCGTTCGGAGTGATCGTATCCAGGAGCGGTTCTTGGTCCTCCTCAGGCCTTCAGTCGGAGGTCATAGCTAAGATAGCTGAGAACGACATAAATGAGTTCTTGAAATCCATAGGGCAAAACGTTAGATTCAAGTTCTACTTCGAGGATGATGAGACAAATCCAAGCTTGACACTTCAGAGGGCTCAATCCCTCGCTGCAAAGGGGATCAAGGTTATATTCGGATCACTGACGAGCAAGCAGACGAAGAGCTTAGCTGAATTTGCTAACACACAGAAGGTCATAGTTGTGAGCTCAGCGTCCACAGCTCCCAGGGAGAGAGTGGCTCCTCCAGGTGGTTACCTATTCAGGTTTACCGCTGAGTCCTCAACTCCTGACTCCAAAGCCCTGCTCAACGTTCTCAAGACATTAGGGATAAAGTACGTCGTCGTCATAACGATAGACGACACATATAACTTGGCAGTTAGGGATGCATTCGTGAGCCTGGCCCCGCAGTACGGCGTCACTGTATTGCTCAATGCAGTGTATCCACCTGATATGAAGGACTTCTCAGCGCTATTGGATCAGATGGAGGCCGCTGCCAAGCCTTACATCGATAAGGGGGAGAAGGTGGCTGTATTCGACAACGGATGGCAGGAGGATCTCACACTGCTCCTGACACAAGCTAATGCCAGGAAGAGCTTCCTGCTCAATCTACAGTGGATAACTCCAGATACTATATACCCTGCTGATGTCGTGCTCAAGAACGCTGCCGATCTAGCCTCTAAGACGAAAGTCGTATGCGTGCAGTACACAGCGCCGGATACTCCTCTTAAGAGGAGGATAGTGGAGACTGTCAAGAAGGAGATAGGTATGGAGCCCGATATATGGGCCTTACAAGCATATGATACCGCTTGGGTGCTCGCTCTATCTACGCTGCTGGCTGGGAAGTATGACGCTGACGCTATAAAGGCTGCTATACCCTACGTGGCCAAGATGTACTGGGGAGTGAGCGGGAACCTTGAGCTCAACGAGAAGAACGACAGGAAGTCGCAGAGCGAGGAGATATGGGCTGTAATAAATAACAAGATGGTACTTGTGGGTATGTACGACCCCATTTCGGACAGCATAACCTGGTATCATCCCCTAGGTTCTTAA
- a CDS encoding ABC transporter ATP-binding protein, whose protein sequence is MILKTDKLVKRFGGLIAVNEVSIGVEEGSITLLIGPNGCGKTTFVNTVSGYYKPDGGKVYFMGEDVTGSPLHKMYEKGFVRTFQIPSPFLQLSVLENLLLAARNNPGESFTKHLLKSSWKNYEMEAVDRAVQIMKILGLESYWDKEPASLDAGALKLIEIGRALMSGAKMVVLDEPIAGVNPKLAHNIFSHIVKLRDEMKLTFLIIEHRLDIALKYVDFVYAMHQGRIIASGTPDEIARNEQVRMVYIGG, encoded by the coding sequence ATGATATTGAAAACCGATAAGCTCGTCAAGAGGTTCGGGGGCTTGATAGCTGTTAATGAGGTCAGCATAGGGGTTGAAGAGGGTTCAATAACGCTACTGATAGGTCCGAATGGATGCGGGAAGACCACTTTCGTAAATACAGTGAGTGGCTATTACAAGCCCGATGGTGGCAAGGTCTACTTCATGGGTGAGGATGTTACGGGTTCACCGCTGCACAAGATGTATGAGAAGGGTTTCGTGAGGACCTTCCAGATACCCTCTCCCTTCCTCCAGTTATCTGTGCTAGAGAACCTCCTCCTTGCGGCTAGGAACAATCCCGGTGAGTCCTTCACGAAGCACTTGCTCAAATCATCATGGAAGAATTATGAGATGGAGGCCGTCGATAGAGCGGTTCAAATAATGAAAATCCTGGGTCTAGAGAGCTACTGGGATAAGGAGCCGGCTTCTCTCGATGCTGGAGCCCTGAAGCTAATTGAGATAGGTAGAGCTCTAATGTCCGGGGCTAAAATGGTCGTTCTAGATGAGCCAATCGCGGGAGTGAACCCCAAGCTCGCTCATAATATATTCTCGCACATAGTTAAATTGAGGGATGAGATGAAGCTCACTTTCCTGATAATAGAGCATAGGCTCGATATAGCTCTAAAATACGTCGATTTCGTGTATGCCATGCATCAGGGGAGGATAATAGCGAGTGGGACGCCGGATGAGATAGCTAGGAATGAGCAAGTCAGGATGGTGTATATAGGTGGTTGA
- a CDS encoding ABC transporter ATP-binding protein, protein MLRVENLNSGYGKLHVLYDVSIDCGKKEIISVIGPNGAGKTTLLNSIFGIADIYSGSIKLDGEEITKLPPHIIARKGVAYVLQMINIFSELSVDENLRISMALSGDKSSDMLDYVYELFPILKERKKQRAGTLSGGERQMLAMSIGLVRNPKLLLLDEPTAGLMPLYVNLIMKKIGEIRDQKGLSIVLVEQNVQKALEVADKVYVIVSGQVVFKGLPSELMGEREIMKLYLGMGD, encoded by the coding sequence ATGCTGAGGGTCGAGAATCTGAACTCGGGTTATGGGAAGTTACACGTGCTATATGATGTCTCGATAGATTGCGGGAAGAAGGAGATAATCTCAGTGATCGGTCCTAATGGTGCGGGGAAGACGACTCTACTTAATAGCATCTTCGGGATCGCCGACATTTATTCAGGCAGCATAAAGCTCGATGGTGAGGAGATCACGAAGCTACCCCCTCACATCATAGCGAGGAAGGGAGTAGCATATGTGCTGCAGATGATAAACATATTCTCAGAACTCTCAGTAGATGAAAATCTGAGAATCTCGATGGCCCTCTCCGGGGATAAGAGTTCCGATATGCTGGATTATGTGTACGAGCTCTTCCCAATACTTAAGGAGAGGAAGAAGCAGAGAGCTGGAACTCTCAGCGGGGGGGAGAGGCAGATGCTAGCTATGAGCATAGGGTTAGTGAGGAACCCGAAGCTCTTGCTACTAGATGAACCTACGGCAGGCCTTATGCCCCTATACGTGAATCTTATAATGAAGAAAATAGGTGAGATAAGGGATCAGAAGGGTTTGAGTATAGTTTTGGTTGAACAAAACGTTCAGAAGGCTCTTGAAGTTGCTGATAAGGTTTATGTGATCGTGAGCGGTCAGGTGGTCTTCAAGGGCCTGCCCTCGGAGCTCATGGGCGAGAGGGAGATAATGAAGCTTTATTTGGGGATGGGTGATTGA
- a CDS encoding branched-chain amino acid ABC transporter permease encodes MEQILENIIMFVTSFIAVYSVYLIASVSLNIQRGYAGIPQFGLVFPIAGAAYIMGNLSINLAVRILGIKTELDPIYESSGVIALINPILSSNPLLSIAFFILCLIIGAIVGAILGLIQVGPAIRLRIDYLGLTLLAFGEIANVIARAYRPLIGGEYGVQVPSVFGWAGKNTIVAMTAAMLIIALIIYAYAEYLGRTPMGRTMKAIRDNEVAAAALGKSLVKYRAIAIVIGSAFCGIAGVLWAFFNGSVMPGQFVRFNWTFLPWLMILLGGIGNNRGALVGTTVFVALDRFITYYKHEFVGLLPFDVIWLYQILLGAITAFILIYRPQGVLPERPYIPKDVRERVKSSIASSS; translated from the coding sequence ATGGAGCAGATACTTGAGAATATCATAATGTTCGTCACGAGCTTCATAGCAGTATATTCTGTGTACCTGATAGCTAGCGTGAGCTTGAACATACAGAGAGGATACGCTGGTATTCCGCAGTTCGGGTTGGTCTTCCCCATAGCTGGGGCCGCATACATAATGGGGAACCTCTCCATAAATCTAGCCGTGCGGATCCTCGGGATAAAGACAGAGTTAGATCCGATATACGAGAGCTCGGGTGTGATAGCCCTGATAAACCCCATCCTTAGCTCTAATCCCCTTCTATCGATAGCCTTCTTCATACTGTGTTTGATAATCGGTGCGATAGTCGGCGCAATTCTCGGGCTAATTCAGGTCGGTCCAGCGATAAGGCTGAGGATCGATTATCTAGGTTTAACGCTCCTAGCGTTCGGTGAGATAGCGAATGTAATTGCTAGAGCTTATAGGCCATTGATAGGTGGAGAGTACGGAGTTCAGGTTCCATCGGTCTTCGGGTGGGCTGGGAAAAATACTATCGTTGCTATGACAGCTGCCATGCTCATAATAGCCCTGATCATATACGCTTACGCTGAGTACTTAGGGAGGACGCCGATGGGGAGGACTATGAAGGCTATAAGGGATAATGAAGTCGCAGCCGCTGCTTTAGGCAAGAGCTTAGTGAAATACAGGGCTATAGCTATAGTGATAGGATCCGCATTCTGCGGGATAGCCGGTGTCCTATGGGCCTTCTTCAACGGGAGCGTGATGCCAGGGCAGTTCGTGAGGTTCAACTGGACCTTCCTCCCCTGGCTCATGATATTACTTGGAGGCATAGGTAATAACAGGGGTGCGCTCGTAGGTACTACTGTTTTCGTCGCCTTGGACAGGTTCATAACTTACTACAAGCATGAGTTCGTGGGCCTCCTGCCCTTCGATGTGATCTGGCTCTATCAGATCCTCCTCGGTGCTATAACAGCCTTCATACTGATTTACAGGCCTCAGGGAGTCCTTCCTGAGAGGCCATATATACCTAAGGACGTTAGGGAGAGAGTGAAGAGCAGTATAGCTAGCTCCTCCTAA
- a CDS encoding amidohydrolase translates to MHFSVVNEFIDSRADAFFEIAIKIWEYAELGLMEFKSSELLASVLERNGFSVKRGVSGMPTAFIASWGDGKPVIGLLGEYDALPGLSQKAVPWREPLVEGAPGHGCGHNIHGTSALASALAVKEAMEKLGIKGTVRFYGTPAEENFSGKVYMVRDGLFDDVDAVLSHHPSDMNAATLLSSLAVRSCRFHFFGRASHASVSPEEGRSALDGVELMNIGVNYLREHVIQEARIHYIIERGGEQPNIVPEYARSWYYIRAPEVDQLESIFERVVDIARGAALMSGTKVDVEILDAMYNVIPNGPIAAKIVDNMRSLGVPELSEEERRFAEEIAKTIPIQTKENELRKSKRPGWERLIDKLIDDEVPEPWGDGDYMMGSTDVGDVSWKAPTVEFNTATWVLGTPAHSWQSTAQSGSPLARRSLIFASKVMSLTALDLLTDEDLLERAKEDHLRRLRGRTYKLLIPESLTPPLNFWRDQFKV, encoded by the coding sequence ATGCACTTCAGTGTAGTGAATGAGTTCATAGACTCTAGGGCGGATGCTTTCTTCGAGATAGCGATTAAGATATGGGAATATGCTGAGCTAGGTTTGATGGAGTTCAAATCATCAGAGCTCTTAGCCTCGGTCTTGGAGAGGAACGGATTCTCAGTTAAGAGAGGAGTTTCTGGGATGCCTACAGCTTTCATAGCGAGCTGGGGTGATGGGAAGCCAGTCATAGGCCTTCTTGGGGAGTACGACGCTCTACCAGGCCTCTCCCAAAAAGCAGTCCCCTGGAGGGAGCCTCTGGTCGAGGGAGCCCCTGGGCACGGGTGCGGGCACAACATACACGGGACCTCAGCCCTAGCTTCAGCTCTAGCGGTGAAGGAAGCCATGGAGAAGCTAGGCATAAAGGGGACTGTGAGGTTCTACGGGACACCAGCTGAGGAGAACTTCAGCGGGAAGGTTTACATGGTCAGGGATGGCCTCTTCGATGATGTAGATGCTGTCCTCTCCCATCATCCATCCGATATGAACGCCGCAACTCTTCTGAGTAGCTTGGCTGTGAGATCCTGCAGGTTCCACTTCTTCGGAAGGGCTTCTCACGCCTCCGTATCCCCTGAGGAGGGGAGGAGCGCTCTAGATGGCGTTGAGCTGATGAACATAGGGGTGAATTACCTGAGGGAGCACGTGATACAGGAGGCCAGGATCCACTACATCATAGAGAGAGGGGGAGAGCAGCCCAATATAGTGCCGGAGTACGCCAGGAGCTGGTATTACATAAGGGCCCCTGAGGTAGATCAGCTGGAGAGCATATTCGAGAGAGTAGTTGATATAGCCAGGGGAGCCGCTTTAATGAGCGGGACTAAAGTGGATGTTGAGATCTTAGATGCCATGTACAACGTTATCCCGAACGGGCCTATCGCCGCTAAGATAGTTGATAACATGAGATCCCTGGGCGTCCCCGAGCTGAGCGAGGAGGAGAGGAGATTCGCTGAGGAGATAGCTAAGACCATTCCGATACAGACGAAGGAGAATGAGCTGAGGAAATCTAAGAGGCCTGGATGGGAGAGGTTAATCGATAAGTTGATCGATGACGAGGTCCCAGAGCCCTGGGGGGATGGGGATTACATGATGGGCTCCACAGATGTGGGGGATGTCAGCTGGAAGGCCCCTACAGTCGAATTCAATACTGCTACCTGGGTCTTGGGGACTCCAGCTCACTCTTGGCAGAGCACAGCCCAATCCGGCTCCCCTCTAGCGAGGAGATCTTTGATCTTCGCCTCAAAAGTTATGAGCTTAACTGCTCTCGACCTCCTCACCGATGAGGATCTGCTAGAGAGGGCGAAGGAGGATCATTTGAGGAGGCTCAGGGGCAGGACATACAAGCTCCTCATTCCGGAGAGCTTAACTCCTCCCCTGAACTTCTGGAGGGATCAGTTCAAAGTTTAA
- a CDS encoding branched-chain amino acid ABC transporter permease translates to MQIAISVGTFMQALVWSSILSLTAIGITLLYRTTRVPNFAHASFVTTGIYSSTIVWVFGFHPYWGIPLGFILGGLVAVLLFYMLEPLRKRKASIFLLMIATLSFDILMYGVLNILADTLQFEFKILSRNIYFVPMDFDIAGIRGIVLISLAAFLVTMIALQLLLYRTNLGVALRACMENPSLAQTLGINVSRMLLISWFIAGATAGVAGALLPFYQMCNTYTGTYYLAEMFCASTVGGLDYLIGAPIGSFLLGFAKILLLSSLASVVGPDIINYMMIIPLSILVITLAVLPTGIAPLIMKRRGV, encoded by the coding sequence ATGCAGATTGCTATCTCCGTTGGTACCTTTATGCAAGCCCTTGTTTGGTCCTCCATACTTTCATTAACCGCTATAGGGATTACTCTACTTTATAGGACTACAAGGGTTCCCAACTTCGCTCACGCATCCTTCGTAACGACTGGCATATATTCATCAACGATAGTCTGGGTTTTCGGCTTCCACCCGTACTGGGGGATACCTCTCGGCTTCATCCTCGGTGGCTTAGTGGCTGTGCTGCTCTTCTACATGCTGGAGCCTCTGAGGAAAAGGAAGGCATCGATATTCCTCCTCATGATAGCCACTCTCTCCTTCGATATACTCATGTACGGAGTCCTCAACATCCTAGCTGATACGCTCCAATTTGAGTTCAAGATACTATCAAGAAACATCTATTTTGTCCCAATGGATTTCGATATAGCGGGAATCAGAGGAATAGTTCTCATCTCACTTGCGGCATTTCTCGTCACGATGATAGCGCTCCAGCTCCTGCTCTACAGGACGAACCTGGGGGTAGCATTAAGAGCGTGCATGGAGAACCCATCGTTAGCGCAGACCTTGGGAATAAATGTCTCGAGGATGCTCCTGATCTCTTGGTTCATAGCGGGAGCTACTGCTGGAGTAGCTGGGGCATTGCTCCCCTTCTATCAGATGTGCAATACCTACACCGGTACCTACTATCTAGCTGAGATGTTCTGCGCCAGTACAGTGGGTGGACTTGATTACCTAATAGGGGCACCTATTGGAAGTTTCCTGCTTGGATTTGCAAAGATATTGCTTCTCTCCTCCCTAGCCTCGGTGGTAGGCCCCGATATAATAAACTACATGATGATAATACCCCTGAGCATATTGGTGATAACGCTCGCAGTATTGCCCACGGGCATAGCTCCCTTAATAATGAAGAGGAGGGGTGTTTGA
- a CDS encoding class I SAM-dependent methyltransferase: protein MGRRGLSPDEWIDVIDALERTVKKYELVNKIISLGYSSRMRKVLADMAFLEDGMVILDAGCGPGLMSELLLSRLNRAKLYCLDPIPSMLKAAFDRLKFMKGEFSLNFIQGVFEQIPVRSESVDLVVASYSLRDSMDFYGALEEFRRILKPGGQLLVLDVTRPDNKTISKLGGLYLKHIVPIISIPIYGGLNTPWKELYPTYERMMTSSEFVKEIGEYFDVLSVKRGLFGIFTALKAIRA, encoded by the coding sequence GTGGGAAGGAGGGGCCTGAGCCCGGATGAGTGGATCGATGTGATAGATGCGCTCGAGAGGACAGTGAAGAAGTATGAGCTAGTCAATAAAATTATTTCTCTAGGCTACAGCTCGAGGATGAGGAAAGTCTTAGCTGATATGGCTTTCTTGGAGGATGGAATGGTCATATTGGATGCTGGATGCGGCCCGGGGCTCATGTCGGAGCTGCTGCTCTCCAGGCTCAATAGGGCTAAGCTATACTGCCTAGATCCGATCCCCTCCATGCTTAAAGCAGCTTTCGATAGGCTCAAGTTCATGAAAGGGGAATTCTCCCTCAACTTCATCCAAGGAGTATTCGAGCAGATACCGGTGAGGAGTGAATCAGTTGACCTGGTGGTCGCTTCATATTCACTGAGGGATTCTATGGATTTCTACGGTGCATTGGAGGAGTTCAGGAGGATCCTCAAACCCGGGGGACAGCTCCTAGTTCTGGATGTCACTAGACCCGATAATAAGACAATCTCAAAACTGGGAGGCCTCTATCTCAAGCACATAGTTCCTATAATCTCGATACCGATATACGGAGGGCTCAATACCCCCTGGAAGGAGCTATATCCTACGTATGAGAGGATGATGACATCCTCAGAGTTCGTTAAGGAAATTGGGGAATATTTCGATGTCTTAAGCGTTAAGAGGGGACTCTTCGGAATTTTCACTGCATTGAAGGCTATAAGGGCCTAG